CTCCGGCCGGAAGAAGACGCGGATGTCTTCGCCAGAGCGACAGCCGTTGAGCGTGCCGCACGTCAGCTCGTACTGCCCGACGTGAACGCGTCCCGCTTCACCCAGACGCGCGGGCAGGATGTTCGTCTTGCCCACGAAGTCCGCGACGAACGGCGTGGCCGGATGCTGATAGATCTCACCGGGTGTGCCGACCTGCTCGATGACGCCGTTGTTCATCACGACAATGCGGTCGGCCATCGACAGCGCTTCTTCCTGATCGTGCGTGACGAGAATCGTGGTGATGCCCAGCCGTTGCTGCAGCGCGCGGATCTCGCTGCGCAGACGCACGCGCACGCGGGCATCGAGCGCTGAGAGCGGTTCGTCGAGCAGCAAGAGACCGGGCGAGGTCGCGAGTGCGCGGGCAATCGCAATGCGTTGCTGCTGGCCGCCGGAGAGCTGACCGGGAAACTTGCCGCCTGCATCGGGCAACCCGACCATCGCCAGCAGTTCGGCCACGCGCGCGTCGCGCTCGGCACGCGGCACGCGACGGTTCGTCAGTCCGTACGCCACGTTTTGCGCGACGCTCAGATTCGGAAAGAGTGCATACGACTGGAAGACGATGCCGTAATCGCGCTGCATCGGCGGCAACGACGAAATGTCCCTTCCGTTTTGCGACAGCGTGCCCTGCGTCTGCGCCTCCAGTCCGGCGATGATGCGCAGCAACGTGGTCTTGCCGCAGCCCGACGGACCGAGGAAGCAGAGCATTTCGCCGCGTCGCACGGTGAGATGAATGTCATGCAGCACGACGGTGCTGTCGAAGCGCTTGTGGATGCCTGCTAAGTGGAGATACGTATCGTCGCTCATTCGGGAGACCTCCTGCATGGGTGTGCCGGTGTGCCGGTGTGAATGAATGCGCGTGCGGCGTGATCGATACGGGCCGCACGCTGCATCGTCACGCCGTCACTTCTTCTCCGACTTCGCGCCGTAGCGCTTCTGCCACTCGGCAAGCACCGACTCGCGGCTCTTCGCGATGTCCGTGAAGTCGTTCTTCACGAGCATGTCGGGGTAATTGGCAGGAATGGTGTCGAACTTCTTCGCGACACCCGGGTAGGCCACGATGGCCCAGTCCTTCGCGTACATCTCGTTGGCTTCCTTGCTCGCGAGCCAGTCCATGTAACGCTTGGCGGCGTCGAGCTTCTTGGTCGTCTTCACGATGCCCGCCGCTTCGATGTCGTAGCCCAGCCCTTCCTTGGGGAACACGAGATCGATCGGCGCGCCCGCCGCCTTGGTGCGATGCGCATTGAATTCGAACGAAATGCCGATGGGGTACTCGCCTGCGCCGGCGTCGCGACACGGCTTCGAGCCCGAGTGCGTGTACTTCACGATGTTCTTGTCGAGGGCGTCCATGTACTTCCAGCCGCCGTCCTTGCCGAACATCTGCAACCAGGCCGTGACGTCGAGAAAGCCCGTGCCGGACGTGGCCGGGTTGGGCATCACGATCATCCCTTTATAGATGGGCTTGGCGAGGTCTTCCCACGACGTGGGCTTGGGCAGATTGCGCTTGGCCGCTTCCACGGTGTTGAAGCAGACAGTCGCGCCCCACACGTCGAGGCCGACCCACGATGGCGGATTGGCCTTGTCGCTATAGGCGCGCGTGAGCTGATCGAACCCCTTGGGCGTGTACGGCGTGAGCAAGCCTTCCTGCTTGATGAGTTCCAGGCTCGACGCGGCAAGCCCAGCGATCACATCCGCCTGTGGGTTGGCCTTTTCCGCGAGCACCTTGGCCGTGACTACGCCGGTGGAGTCGCGCACGTACTTGATCTCGATGTCTGGATTCGCCTTCTGGAACGCTTCGGCGTACGGACGCATGACCTCGACTTCCCACGCGGTATAGACGGTCAGCGTGGTCTTCGCGAGCGCGTGACCGGCCTGTGCAGCGCAGACGAGTCCTGCGGCGAGGACGGCGGCAGCGCGCATGGCACGGCGCAAGGATGAATTCATGGATGGCTCCTGTGGGTCGCGATCAGAGTCGCGTTGTAAGTACACTCGACAGCCTTCTGTGAGGCGATTTGTTGCATGATATTGGCAAATTATGTCGTTTTCTTGAAACCCATGGCTATTGTCATCTGTTCGTCAAATACCTCCAATAGTATGGAAATCGTTGATTCAGATAGGGTTTTGTCGTTGCCGCAATCGACTCGACCCGACGGTGTTGCAAAATCTGTCTGCAATGTCGGATGTGTTTTGTTGACAATCTACAAATTGCTGTGCTTGAATGTCAACAACAAAAATAATCACGTGATGCCACAAATTGCCAAGTGTCGATGGCGCGGCGGTTTGTGTTTCGGTGCTGGTGTACCGACGCACCGACGTCACGCGATGGCATCAATGTCCAGAGCACTGTTTTGAAAAAGGGAAGGCCGGTATGACTCCGAAGCCCACATCGCCAACCGCAATCGAGTTGTTGCAGAGCCAGTCGCTCACCACGCTCGTCCAGCATGAAATCGAGCGCCAGATCATGGCAGGCACGCTCACGCCGGGGACCAAGCTTAACGAGATCGAGGTGGCGGGCAGCCTGGGTGTGTCGCGCGGTCCGGTGCGCGAGGCGTTTCGGGCGCTCGAAGAAGCGGGCCTGCTGCGAACCGAAAAGAATCGCGG
This window of the Pandoraea sputorum genome carries:
- a CDS encoding putative 2-aminoethylphosphonate ABC transporter ATP-binding protein, with product MSDDTYLHLAGIHKRFDSTVVLHDIHLTVRRGEMLCFLGPSGCGKTTLLRIIAGLEAQTQGTLSQNGRDISSLPPMQRDYGIVFQSYALFPNLSVAQNVAYGLTNRRVPRAERDARVAELLAMVGLPDAGGKFPGQLSGGQQQRIAIARALATSPGLLLLDEPLSALDARVRVRLRSEIRALQQRLGITTILVTHDQEEALSMADRIVVMNNGVIEQVGTPGEIYQHPATPFVADFVGKTNILPARLGEAGRVHVGQYELTCGTLNGCRSGEDIRVFFRPEDVRVRDLDDLDDTANVFDGNVEKIEFLGAFSRVTLRMHACDHALYADLSPADMQALQPATGGALRFSVPSAAVRVFRQG
- a CDS encoding putative 2-aminoethylphosphonate ABC transporter substrate-binding protein — encoded protein: MNSSLRRAMRAAAVLAAGLVCAAQAGHALAKTTLTVYTAWEVEVMRPYAEAFQKANPDIEIKYVRDSTGVVTAKVLAEKANPQADVIAGLAASSLELIKQEGLLTPYTPKGFDQLTRAYSDKANPPSWVGLDVWGATVCFNTVEAAKRNLPKPTSWEDLAKPIYKGMIVMPNPATSGTGFLDVTAWLQMFGKDGGWKYMDALDKNIVKYTHSGSKPCRDAGAGEYPIGISFEFNAHRTKAAGAPIDLVFPKEGLGYDIEAAGIVKTTKKLDAAKRYMDWLASKEANEMYAKDWAIVAYPGVAKKFDTIPANYPDMLVKNDFTDIAKSRESVLAEWQKRYGAKSEKK